One Solanum lycopersicum chromosome 4, SLM_r2.1 DNA window includes the following coding sequences:
- the LOC104646864 gene encoding uncharacterized protein, translating into MAEPIDHNHPLYVHPSDTPGTVLILVQQKGSENYGIWRRSMTIALQAKRKLGFVIVTPSLLSGIVYASNAFLVWKDLKERFDKVNRMRIYQLHKEINSINQRTSSVSEYFTRLKELWSEFDAVVPSPDCGYVRDKKYVEHLQQQRLLQFVGDLNDSYDQARRQILMKSFEPSLNQAYSLVIEDECQKGSSMNIVPQSIAGGNDITALWSARGPLQNYKKSHNEHWNEKCDFCNIKGHIKENCHRLIGYQPNYIGKKKEGIVANNSFLGDDSSHIKDNSDQYSGVSQIWSPYGYNGNRMPLFSDGYTLNGHEYTCYSPQSAHGG; encoded by the exons ATGGCGGAGCCAATTGATCATAATCACCCCTTGTATGTACATCCATCTGATACTCCTGGTACTGTTCTTATTCTTGTTCAGCAAAAAGGATCTGAAAATTATGGCATATGGAGAAGATCAATGACAATAGCATTACAGGCGAAGAGAAAATTAGGTTTCGTTATAG TCACACCTTCACTTCTAAGTGGAATCGTATATGCTTCGAATGCTTTTTTAGTCTGGAAAGACTTGAAAGAGAGGTTTGATAAAGTCAATCGAATGAGGATCTATCAGTTGCATAAGGAGATCAATTCAATTAATCAGCGAACAAGTAGTGTGTCTGAATATTTTACGAGGCTGAAAGAATTATGGTCTGAGTTTGATGCAGTGGTTCCTTCTCCTGATTGTGGTTATGTTAGAGATAAGAAGTATGTGGAACACCTTCAACAACAACGGTTACTACAATTTGTAGGAGATTTAAATGATTCTTATGATCAAGCCAGGCGACAGATTCTCATGAAATCATTTGAGCCTTCTCTGAATCAAGCTTATTCTCTTGTCATTGAGGATGAATGTCAGAAAGGATCTAGCATGAACATTGTACCTCAATCGATTGCTGGAGGTAATGATATCACTGCTTTATGGAGTGCACGAGGGCCAttacaaaattataagaaatcaCATAATGAACATTGGAATGAGAAGTGTGATTTTTGCAATATTAAGGGTCATATCAAGGAAAACTGTCATAGACTCATTGGATATCAACCAAATTACATAGGCAAGAAGAAAGAAGGTATTGTAGCAAATAATTCTTTCTTGGGTGATGATTCATCTCACATTAAGGACAATTCTGATCAGTATTCCGGTGTTTCTCAGATTTGGAGTCCATATGGTTACAACGGGAATAGAATGCCTCTATTTTCTGATGGTTATACTCTCAATGGACATGAATACACTTGTTATTCTCCACAATCTGCTCATGGAGGTTAA